In Lolium rigidum isolate FL_2022 chromosome 3, APGP_CSIRO_Lrig_0.1, whole genome shotgun sequence, the genomic window cttctttctatcttagaagcaaacactcgtgtcaactgtgtgtattgattcttacatacttgcttattcgcattcatcatattactttgtgttgacaagtatccatgagatatgcatgttgaaagttgaaagcaactgctgaaacttaaatcttcctttgtgttgcttcaaaaccttctattaagaatctattgctttatgagttaactcttatgcaagacttgttgatgcttgtcttgaaagtactattcatgaaaagtctttgctatatgattcagctgtttagtcattatctatttgttaacaaactatagaccattgctttgaatcacttcattcatctcatatgctttacaatagtattgatcaagattatgatggtagcatgttacttcagaaattatcctttttatcgtttacctactcgagggcgagtaggaactaagcttggggatgcttgatacgtctcaaacgtatctataatttcttatgttccatgctagttttatgacaacactcacatgttttatatacactttatatcatttttatgcattttccagtactaacctattaacaagatgccgaagcaccagttcatggtttctactgtttttggtttcagaaatcctacacaggaaatattctcggaattggaagaaacaaaagcccacggtcttattttccacggagtcttccaaaacaccgaagaggagacgaagaggggccacgaggcggccacaccataggggggcgcggccccacccctggccgcgccgccatatggggtggccccctcgggcgtcccccgactctgccccttcgcctatataatccttccgtcgcgaaaaccctagtaccgagagccacgatacgagaaaagttactgagacgccgcagccatcaaccccatctcgggggatcctgaagatcacctccggcaccctgccggagaggggaatcatcaccggagggctctacatcaccatgcccgcctccggactgatgcgtgagtagttcatccttggactatgggtccatagcagtagctagatgattgtcttctcctcatatgctatcatgtttagatcttgtgagctgcctatcatgatcaagatcatctatttgtaatgctacatgttgtgtttgttgggatccgatgaatatggaatactatgtcaagttgattatcgatctatcatatatgtgttgtttatgatcttgcatgctctccgttgctagtagatgctctagcaaagttgatacttgtaactccaagagggagtatttatgctcgatagtgggttcatgtctcaattgaatctgggggagtgacagcaacccctaaggttgtggatgtgctgttgccactagggataaaacatcaatatttttgtctaaggatatttgtattgtttacattacgtacagtacttaatgcaattgtctgttgtttgcaacttaatactggaaggggtgcggatgctaacccgaaggtggactttttaggcatagatgcatgctggatagcggtctatgttctttgtcgtaatgccctaagtaaatctcatagtagtcatcatgatatgtatgtgcattgttatgccctctctatttgtcaattgcccaactgtaatttgttcacccgacatgttatttatcttattggagagacaccactagtgaactgtggaccccggtccattcttttacatctgaaatacaacctgctgcaatcattgttctctgttgttctttgcaagcaaacatcattctccacaccatacgtttaatcctttgtttatagcaagccggtgagattgacaacctcactgttaagttggggcaaagtattttgattgtgttgtgcaggttccacgttggcgccggaatccctggtgttgcgccgcactacactccttcaccaacaaccttcacgtggccttcatctcctactggttcgataaccttggtttcttactgagggaaaactcgctgttgtacgcatcacaccttcctcttggggttcccaacggacgtgtgctttaccgtcacaagcagctttgCTGGTGCCGTCGCCGGGGAGGAAgcaacactccatcaagccccgtcACGCGCCATCAGAGGCATCCAAGCAGAAGGAGATAGAGGAGTGCAAGAAGTTCCGACTGGAACATGAGTCGGCTGGCGAGCTCTTGCAGTATCGCAGGCACCGCATGTGGATGTGCATCAACCCCGATTATCCAGGCGGACGCTTGTATTTAACGATGAACCGCCACACACGGCTAACACCGAGCACAGACGCAACGCTGCAACCGATGGAAATTGGTCTAGCAGGAGCCAGAACAAGagctccaccaccgccaccgcttccACCACCACCGAACAACGAGCATGCACCACTATGCCCCGGGCAGGAGCTCGATGCCAATGGGCCCCCCTCTACTCAATTCCCATGGAAACCATATTCTCGCTGCCTAGGACGTTGTTCGGAATCTCAACCCGAATGTAGAGCACGTAGTTAGTATCCGCTACTGCAAGACCCTCATCACCATGTCAAGTGGATCAGTAGTGCGCTTGGATggtacatgttaatgattttttcatggatatcatatgaaaatatatagaTCAtgaatatcatatgaaaatatatttcatggtgTATCTATCGGTATTGATTTTGGATggtacatgttaatgattttttctaaaaatttggtcaaactatACAAAATTTGACTTTTATAAAAAAAGCATTATTCACTAGAACAAATGTAGTATTTAGTTTAAAGCCGCACTTTTCCCAACCTTGCAATCGATAAACCATGGTTAACTTAACCTTCAGGTTCCTTCCAAAAATCACATTCCCATGGGAGAAATGTGTACTTATGAGGGATATTTAAACTTTAAGTGGGACACGTCGTTTACCAGCTCTCTAAGGGAGAAAAGTGAAAAAAATAGACGCCATATGCATTTGGTAAGCATCAACGAGCCTACAAGCACGGCGACAATCACCAAGAGACAAACAAATGCCGAGCAGTGACATGACCGTCATCCAATGGTATCATAATCATGAGACCTTGTAAATGAACCGCCGCTCACGTCCTTAGCTGTCATCCACGAGCTGGTGATCCGGAGAAAATGTGGGTGACTGAGTGTTGTTGGCTTGGTCGAAGGACCTTATTTCGTCGAGACACAATTGCAGACACAAAGCTCATAGGCTATACCATTGTCATCGGTGCGAGGACTTGATCACAACAACATTGAAGGGCTTTGCAAGACCAAGATTCCACGGGACTTAGCGAACATTGACGTACGCCACCTATCTAACTCCTCGCCACCATAGGAGGAAGGAACCTGCCCGACGACGGACGGAGGAGAACCCTTAGGGCCTTGTCCCCCACCCTCTACCCTATCTCCATCAAGCCGTTTTCGCACGTGCTGCTTCGCGTCCTCGTCGGCGCCAGGTTCTCACCGATTCCAGCTTGCGGTTGTGCGTTCGGTCTGTCCTATGCCGCCAGCATCTCGTGTGGCTCTCCAACCAAGGCCAGCGGCATCCCTTCCGCGGTTGGTCCACCGAGGACTACACCTGTTGCGCAATTCGAAGATTCCCAGGCTGTCGGCATCTgcagaacggacaacggatggGACCACTCGAGATGTGTTTCGTCCATGGAAGCGAGGGCCATAGTGATGTTAACAATTTAGCCGGCGAGCTTTGTGTTTGCAATGTCGTTCTGGTGCAGCAAGACCCTTTGCCAAAGCCGATAACACTCGTTGACTGACATTTGCCCCAACTCGTGGATGACCGCTAGGCGTGAGGTTGGAGATGCATTTGCATGATGATGTCGAGTGGCACTCCTCAGATTAGTGCATGTGTTTTTCTCTTAATGATGGTTATTAAGTATCAGTAAAACTGCTCTACCTAGGAGCCATCACAGCAATTTGAGGCTTTCTACCACCCGATTGTGTGATTGTGTCGTTCGACGTATGTGATCTCTCCGGGTCGTCGAAGAGCATCGCTAGGAGATTTACTGCACCGTGTACGCGAGCTCCGCTCGGGCGGGCCAATGTAGAGGGGCAGCTACTCCTGAACCCAATCTAGGAGGCATGTGTACAGGCTATTGTTGATGCAGAGATGAGCCACTCACGGGGGGTGTAGGTCAGTTATAACTTCTCTTTGCATGCCGCCTATATATGCTTTGTATCATCGCCCAACTTTTTCACCCTCCTTCCACCAGTAAAGCTATATCCCCTGTAACTTGAACTGTTTTGTAGATTTTTCCTCACCAATACAACCCTTCTTCAATCGATGCTTGTTTTCAGTTCAGAATCTTTCTAATTTTGTTCTCCGGTCTAATATTTGCTTGCAGATACTGTATCGTCAGTGCTTCTTAATCGTTCTGGTATATTGGTTGAAGGAATTTCTAGAGgctggttctttttttttttccagGGAATTCTGCCATTATCGATCTTCAATGCCTGTTGGCTAGGTTTGTTCATGTGAAATGCCATATTTTACCCAACAATATCCAACAACATGTGCTATGTTTTTATGGTTACACAACAATCTCTTGCTGAATCTACAATATCCAACTGAAACGCCGGTTGACACTGAACTAATTCAAGGCTCGTCGCAGTTTCATCACCATACTAGCTCTGAACTTCTGAACAATTTCAGACGTGCTTGGTGCTCCATGTTTATGCAGACTTGAAATGGGggtataccccggcttctgcatcatgatgatgcacacggtcaTTTATTGGAAAAAAGGTTTAGAAAATAttgtttacaactcacgcatcaccgaggattgatacaaaaatcaatcaTCGAAAACAACACAAACtatgactacacatcaacatagccttctagtatgtcgccaaccagcctggcacaagatatcctgagcgaccatcaggagccgtgtgcaaccagaagccatggcatcccgctaACCCTCCGGTGAGAGTAGGGCTCAAAGCTGGACCCAACGggagaccatatggataacctgcaagaaatgaaaagagttTTTTTTACTAAAACttatatcatttctgaccctccaaatagaccaacataaagcaaaaaccccaatccggataaaaaccttagattgtctatctactccagttaaccaattaccaaacatattagtaatattggtcggaggtggaagatcataagtgaaattaactGTACGCCATAAGAGCTTAGCTAAAGGATATTCAATAAAAATGTGCTGAATGATCTCCTGTTCCCCAAAAAAACgtattttgtacacccattccaatgacgtttagctagattatccttacttaacaaaaccttattacacaaaaaccacatgaaaatcttaatcttaagTGGAATTTTAACCTTCCATAGGTACTTTCTCAAAAAAGGGGTATGATCACACgtaagatcctcatacatcgaCTTTACTGTAAACAAACCATTTGATTCAAATTTACCATCATTAGTTTCCTACATAATTGCAACCATGCAGTCCATTTCTTACCACTTAACACCCTTCGgaaagtaatattcaatggtgtttgGGCTAACACTTGTGCAACTGTGACATTCTTATGGTGTACAATATTATACAAAGACGGATATTGGTGAGCTAAAGAAGTATTTTGTAACCATGTATCATCCCAAAAGCGGGTACTCATACCATTACCCAGTTTgaaaaaaaccctagaaaaaaaCTCCTGTTTAACCCCCATCAATCCTTTCCATaagcatcctaatttactctcaaaccgtgTTTCTATCGGATATCAATCCGAATTCCTGAGTttttttgtaatggattggaatacccaagtatctaaaggggagttgtccaacatcacatccaaagatctgcttatacTGGTCCTCTTCCTCATTTGccttttcaaaacaaaaaatctcactcttatgaaagttaATCTTAAGCCCCGATAACTATTCAAAGAGGCACAAAATTAATTTCATACTGACAGCTTTGTtgaggtcatgttccaaaaaagAATAGTGTCATCAGCGTACTGTAGTATAGAGAGTCCTCCATGAACTAAATGTGGAATTAACCCTCCGACTTGACCATCCTATTTTGCTCATTCAATTAAGATGACAAGCATATCCACTACGATATTAAAAAGCATCGGAGACAGAGGATACCCTTGCCTTAGACATTTTTTTTCTGGAAATAATGACGAATATCATCATTCACCTTCACCCCAACACTACCACCTTGAACAAATTGTTGCACTAATCTACCCCATTCTGGAGCAAAGCCCTTCATTCACAATGTTTGTTGTAAAAAAGGCCATTTCACCTTATCGTATGCTTTCTCGAAGTCGATTTTAAATAACACCCCATCGATCTTTTTAGTATgtaactcatgaattgtttcatgcaGAATGACTACCCCTTCCAAGATATTTCTACCTGGCATAAAGGCTGAttgagtttttttttcgaaatgggggtatatccccagcctctgcatcaagcgaTGCATACGGCCTCTTTTATTAGAATCAAAACAGTCTTACAACCAGCATCGTCAAAACTTATTACAATTCATGGATCACTTAAAGTCTCAACAAAAATAATCCATCTAAAAAAATGTAACATGAAGCGCCTTTGCATCAACATGTCAGACGACGATCAGCACGCCAACCGCACCGGCTGTAAAAATCCCGTGCTACCGTTGCCAGTCGGTTGCACCCAGTATCCATAGCATGACGCTCCTCTTCTGGCTGGAGATAagaccacatatggatccaatgAGTAGCTAAAGGGATTACCTGCAAAAATGATGGAAAACTTTTTCTGTTAAAGATACAGTCATTGCGCACATTCCATATAGCCCAAACCAAAGCGCGCACACCAACTCTAATGTGGACTTTGTCTTTTTTTGCAACACCATTTAACCAAttgccaaacatatttgtaatattcgATGGAGGAGGTATGTTGAAAGCCATATAAACAATCCTCCAAATCATCTGAGAAAAAGGGCATGAAATAAAAAGATGTTGTATTGtctcatcttgatcacaaaaacaacatttagcACAACCATGCCAATTACGCTTAGCCAAGTTATCTTTTGTAAGAATCACTTTCTTATAAACAAACCACATGAAGATCTTTATCTTTAGTGGAACTTTCATCTTCCAAACAGTATCATCATTTAATAAATCAATATACATAGATTTAATTGAGAAAATGCCAGACGTAGTTAAATTCCACTTGAAAAAATCCTCAGTATCAGTTAGCTGAACTAAAATGAGTCTATGTAAAAGGTGTGTCCATCTATCCCATTTGTTCCCATTCAAAGTCCGTCTAAAACCTATATTTATAGGATTTGATCCTAACACATTTTCAAAAGCTGATTGAGTTGTCTTTATAACTCTTGGAGCAATCCCCGAGATACGATTTATACCAACTTTAGTGAAAATCTTAAAACATACATTAAGCAAACAAATAgatctatattgttgtatttaGACCGCATTCTCTTTTTTTGAGTAATAATGTAATAACTccaaaatttagtttataaaggggCAATTCCCCTTTGGTAAATTGTGAAAACAAAGCCATTAGATCATCCTTTATTATATCctaattttttttgataaaattcaGCTAGAAAGCCATCTGGTCCAGGAGCTTTGTTCAGTTCCATCAGAGAAATTGCCTCAAAAACCTCATCTTCCGTAAAGGGGCCCGTCAAGATGTCATTCTCCATTGATGAGATTTGCGTAATATCATGGATATCCCTCTTCAACTAAAGAAATATTGGTTGGTGCCGGTGCCCCAAAAAAATTCGTGTAGAATTCTGTAATGTAAACCTTCAAATTATCTTCCCCAACGATGATCCCCTCTTGTTGCTCTAAttggaaatttttatttttttggtgttTACCATTCGCTATTAAGTGGAAATACCTCGTATTATTCCCTCCTTGAATATGCTTAACTTTTGCTCTTTGGGCCCATTTagactcctcttctcttcttaattTGTTTAGACTATCATTTGCCTTTTTTAATTCCTCCCTTTCTTCTGTATCCAAGATATTTGCATCCGCTTTCAAATCAGATTATCAATGATATTTAAcaatctctctttttcttttttatactttccactttgattttttgcccatTCCTTAAGAAATCTTCTTATATGTCTTAATTTATTCAACCAAACTTCCATCGGATTAGCTCCACCTATAGCTGAATTCCACTCCTTTACtatcatatcaaaaaaaaaacctcTTGTCGCAACCAATGTAGCTCAAAAGAGAATTTTATCCAAAGCTAACATGGTAATAATATTGTGTTGTTTCATTCAACAAGGATAAGACTATCACTGAAAAAAATGATGTCAAATTTTAATCTATTTTGTTCTTTCAGTGCTGGAGAACCATGACATGTTGATCAAAATATATTGTTTGTTTTAAATCAACTATAGTGGTAAAAAACCTGACTGATTTGGATTTTCTGCACCTTCTAACATTCGTTTCTTTTGTAATTTTGCATCTTCATTGTGTTGTATAACGCTACGTACAGACTGTTTGCCATATAAGTAGCGTAATTAGTATTGTATATTATGCAAATTATCAATTATTGTTTATAAGGGCTGATGATAAATAACATATAATTGCCATCCTTATATCCTATTATTATGCATCATTTAGACCAACTACCTTCACGAAAGAATAGATTTtactaaaacaaaaaaaaaaacagtcttGTATTTTCTTCTTCTTATATTATGATCGACATAAATACATTAAGAATAAATCATTCACTTGTGTGCATCAAGTGTACTTTATTTGTTGTGCAGACCAAATTAATTTCCCATTTCAGCCACTTGAATAAGTTTATGTAAATTTAACTTACGATATGTTTGTTGCTAAAACTCCAATCATTTTGTTATACAAATAGAATGAGGAAGTAGATGTTGCCACGAAGGTTTGTTGTTTTAAATCCTCTGCAATATTTTTTCAAAGTTAGATGACATTCGTTCGATAAATTCTTAAAGAGAACCACAAAATTAGATGTTCTACTCCCTTTGATCTATAATAAGTATCATAGTTTTAGTTTAGAATTGACTAAAATAAACTAAAACCACGAACATATTACTGATCGAAAGGAGTAGTATAATAAATGGTTGTTAAACTGTCTACATTTCATTATTAGATTAAAAAATGAGATCAAAAGCTGAATAGATAATTGCATACTTTCAACTGAATTAATCTTTTTGACCATAAAGTGATCCACAATTTTTCACAAACATCTTAAATACAAAATTCCGTTTTAACTTCCTAGATATAGATTGCTGCTGTGTGTGTATGATATATCCACAATGACAAGAACAAGAAGGTACGCATTTTTTATATTTAGGCTAATGATTATATGCGGTAATATGAATTTTTAGGATCCAGAGTTCTCGATACGCGACAAATATTATATTTTCTTGGAACTTTTGAGAGCCGTAATGCTCCCTACAATGTCATATGAAGGATGTATTTGATTTTGTAAAGAGAATGGTTTGATGGAAAATTACCGATTTATATAACATGAAATTGGTGTCACTAaattgtttttcaaatttccTAACTGATGATTGTTTATTTGTCATAAAAACAACATATTAGTAAAGTTATTTTTAGTCAAAACACGATGGATGAGAATGGATCAAGTGACTTTGATATTGTTACTATCAAAATGGACGGGCGCATCAAACGCTCTATAGTGTTTGTTGATCAAGTGCATGTGCcgtcttccttttttttttcttttagttgTAACAAACTCAAGTATCCTTACCAATATCAACTCAAAAGGGGGGACGAGAATCATGTAATCTCATTTGAAGCAATATATATACGTGTTTGGTGGGGATTTCCCGGCCCGGTCGGTGATAgtctaaagaaaaaaaaaagtttaatgCCCTCGCGGCCGCACGCACGTCGGGTGTAAAAAAATTCTAGAGTAGGGGGGGCATCGCCCCCTGTCCAAGGTGCCGTTTCACCCTAGGGTCCCCGACATCTATGGACCGGCCCTGTAATCATCTCCTTGAAAGGGTACGTGCAGTACCTGTGATGGTTCTCGGTACGGTACAGCAGAGGCTTGAAAGTCGGCAGCGAGAACGTCAGGAACTTCATCCTATCGGCAAGACCCTCACCCATAGCGGAATCGTGAGTGTCATCTGATGGGCCAATGAGGTACACGGTGGCCGGGAAGTACCGGTCCACCGTGCCAGCGCCCACCGTGAGCAACTATAGCTCGGCGTTGAGGATGGAGGATGCAGCCGGGCCGCGGTTGCCGGCGCAGACGACGACGTGGATGCCTTGCTGCATGGCGTAGAAGCCGCCGGTGCTGATGGAGCTCTGGTCGTACGTGGGAATGTAACTCACGGTGAGGGACAGCGATATCCCGTGCACGCCATCCGCCACCGCCTCGTCGGAGGCCCTCAGCACGGCTGCCTCGGGGCAATCTCCGAATTTTCTGCACACCTTGTAGATTGCCAGGTGGGCGTAAGGAGCCACGCCAGAGGAGGTGCCGCGGGCAAGCCCGTTGATGGAGACATTGGTGATAAAGTTACCAGCAGAGGTGGTGGCCACGTGCGTGCCGTGGCCGTGCTCTGTGTCGCGGGCTAGGGTGATGAAGTCATCGTCGGGGACGTACATGTTCTTCTCCCTGATCAACTTATT contains:
- the LOC124704683 gene encoding subtilisin-like protease 4 is translated as MASSMALLLLLLLAVSVTSTTAEVDERELHIELASTIAELVKAAVTKFGDCPEAAVLRASDEAVADGVHGISLSLTVSYIPTYDQSSISTGGFYAMQQGIHVVVCAGNRGPAASSILNAEL